In the genome of Impatiens glandulifera chromosome 6, dImpGla2.1, whole genome shotgun sequence, the window GACGGCAGCCAATGATTAACCTAGTTGGCCATTACACAACAGCCTGTGCAATAATCTAGTTAATTGATTTtctattgtttttaaattaatttaataattctaaCTATGTATTATGTTATCATattcaaatgtttaaaatgtatCTAAATATGTTCAGTTTATTCGTTTGCATTTTCATTAAATCATCTGATATTCATTATTTGCAACAATATTTCATcgttttattgaatttataagCAAAAAAATGTTCACAAGAACTATAAGTTATACCTAAAGGGGGTATTTTTGAGAATCACATATCTTTCAATATATTCTAAATTGatatacaaacaaaatatacataaataaaaagagataaaaaaacataatgataaactctttatttctattatgaaaattaaagaaTCCGGAATTTCAAGATCTGAATGATGATGTCAAATATTCCTTAGGGTCTTGTTTGATTAAAGTTATGATCATAATAGAATTTCATTATGACTAGTAAATTACATAAATACTCAATTCATTGATTCAAACAATTAGTTATCGTTATCATTAGGTTAATGGATGAAATACGTTTATTACTTTGTGATAAAGTCTTGAATATCTAagattttaatagttaaaattttatacacataattcaaaatttaaatcacATTCAATAAAATGACCCAAGTTCCAACTTAAAAtgcataataatatataatgttttcaaatacaCCCATGAATATTTTACCAAAATCTCTTAACAAACAAAATCGCAACAAATGCTTAAACCTTGTTTGATATAGGttgttttgggatttttgtTTTAGATTTATCGATAATTTCATGCCTTCGAGACATCATCTTTATCGACGATTTCATCCATCAACTCCTATGGACGTTTTCGGACCATAAATGAAAGAGATGATCAAACCGTTTGCTCGAAATTGACAGACCCTCGAGTATGATCCAGTTTCTACTAGTCCTAAGAGTGAGTTTTTcagaaattatttttctatccCGTTAActattattctaataataaaaaacactcatttcatcaattaaaatattaaaatactcttattttattttaattttatataatataaattttaaatacaaaagaacattattataattctaaGTAATTAAAAATCCAAACAACCTACATTTTCTTGATTAAACAAACAtggttaaattttaaacaaaatcccACCAAAGCCCTTgaataaccaacatcaaacaaccTTTtagaacataataataaaagcaATAACACTAAGAAATAGTGCTTCCCAAACATTAAAAACCCACCCACTAACCAACCACATGGAATTGTTCCTTGTTATCAAGTGACAAAGAATGAGTCAAAAGGAAATAAAAGTTAGCATATACTTAGCCAACTATATTCCACCCATATAATTGACAGCCATAAATGAaggaataaaaaatatcatgtaaATAAGTCAAAACAATCCCTCAATCTAGCCGCACATTTTTTTATAGCATAAACTTTGTCTTCACAATGTTTGACATTAACTTGTCCAAAATAATAAATCCAAAGTCTAATCAGAGGTATATTTACTTGTTTAATCATGTTGATTAAACAAAACCATAGAATAGAAAGAACATAGACAAAGccaaaaaaatagattattcatAAGATAAACACAAATTAACAATAAACTATCCTTTTCAATGGTTGATTATGGCTCATAATATTAGTCAATTCTTTTTATGTGGGTCAGTTTTCTAGAACTCGCCAAATGTAAAGTTACGACTATAGCGCGAAAAGGAACACACATGGCAAGTACATGGCAAGTTGGTGTCgataatgtaaaaatattttgtgtcttcttgttaagattttatttttgctaGTTGAATCTTATATGGGATAtgagaaaggaaaagaaagttGTTGCTATTAACCTTTATTTCCcctatattttacattttttatctttttagtttttgaaaaagatcatttcaatataaaataagttgttgaattagattaataaataataacaagaaAATCTTTATCTTAAAAGAAAACATGCAAGTAACAAAGAAgaataacaaaagaaaaacgAGACTCAACACATCTCTCTAGTCCTGAGGACAAGGGATCCCATCCGAGTCCCTAACTAGTGTCACGAAGATGACCCTACATAAGATGCAATCAATTGTAAAGAGTTGTTGAAAGTTATACCCAACTAGTGAGTTGTTGAAAGTTATACCCAACTAGTGTACGAAGATGACCCTAAGTAGTTGAACAAAGATACGATTTCTCCTCAACTCAATAGGGTATCATAAGAATTGTGTCAAAGCTTTACAATTCAATAGGGTGTCATAAGAATTGTCACAACTTTACCCTTTGAGTATCATAAGAATTGCGTATTTTGTTGGTGATCCCACGCTCTAAATGTCACTAGTCGAAATTCAAAGATAGTCGAAATTCAAAGAGAGTGTAAAAGACAATATGAAATCGGATCATGTCAAGTAAAAACAAACTTAATCGAAACAAAAGCATTAGAATAGTATTTTTCGAGGTCAAATTTAAGTGTATTccatataaaaaaagataaggTTACATAAATTGAATGAATAAAAAGACATTATCAAGATTAAAGATAGATGATCATCTATAAAAACCCTCTCATAGACAAACAAAGCCGGTCGGTCGGAGTCAAAGTCACCGGAAAACTCAAAACCCAAACTCAATAATCATCCATGAGTATTCACAGCCTCCCAAAGAATACATCTAGCTTCCATAGCAGCCTTCTTCAAAGTCCTAATAGTCTCAACATTCGCATCATAAAAAGACAAACTCCTATAATTCAAACCATGTTTCTTACACAAATCTCTAACAACCGGCGAAATCTTCCTCAATTGACATCTAGGTAATCTAGGAAACAAATGATGTTCAAGTTGAAACTGTAATCCACCATGAAACCAATCCATCCAATCCGAACAAGCAATATCAATTGTTCCATTCGTTTGTTTCTCAAACCAATCATTCCCACATGGAGGACCCACATGTGTATTCGCAGCAAAATGGTTTAAACAAAATTGTATATGTTGAATTGCCGTCACTGCAAAACTAATCAAAACGAATAGAATCCTCTCCGGCCAATTCGGTAGTGATGAAACTAGTAAAGGAAACCATGTCCAAAAAACAAGAATTCCTAATATGTTCAAACCCCTATCTGGAATTCTtctttttgaaaacaaaagtaGTAATGTTTGTAAGAACAGATTCACTCTAGCTACACACATAACAGGGTAGAATGTTATATGTTGATAACTAACCATGAATTTTGACATTGAATCGAATGTTAATTCACGGCCGTAGAATTCAGATCTGATTGAATCAAAGATCTTTGTTGAGACTGCAAAAACGGGTAAGTGTTGTAAATCAGGATCATAATCTAGACTGTTAACTGCGATATGATGAGCATTATGAGTCCATTTCCACCAAGCTATGCTGATTCCGGTCAGACAGTTGCCGGAGATAATTTGGGCTAGTTTATTAAACCCTTTTGTAGTCATCATATTGTAATGACCTGAATCATGACCTAAATAAGAAACTTGAACCCATGAAAAACCCAGTAAAGCTCCGGCGAACATATGAACCCAGAAACTGTTTGAACATAGGACACCGGCGATTGATGATAGAAACAAGATTGAAATGAAACAAAGGGATTTGATCACGACatgttcttttttctcaaacatACCGGATTTAGTAAATTCTGTGGCTAGTTTTCGATAATCTTTGGAGAGTTCGTTTACTTGATAATCTTGAAGATGGAAACCGGTGAATAGATTGTCGAGACGGTGCCAAACGGTGGTGGGATGAAAGGCGATGAATGCGTCGGTGGCGTCTTGGCCGGAGAGATTTAAGAGAGGAATGTCGC includes:
- the LOC124942858 gene encoding delta(8)-fatty-acid desaturase-like, producing the protein MALEKKYITQEQLSLHNKPEDLWISIQGKVYNVTEWSKIHPGGDIPLLNLSGQDATDAFIAFHPTTVWHRLDNLFTGFHLQDYQVNELSKDYRKLATEFTKSGMFEKKEHVVIKSLCFISILFLSSIAGVLCSNSFWVHMFAGALLGFSWVQVSYLGHDSGHYNMMTTKGFNKLAQIISGNCLTGISIAWWKWTHNAHHIAVNSLDYDPDLQHLPVFAVSTKIFDSIRSEFYGRELTFDSMSKFMVSYQHITFYPVMCVARVNLFLQTLLLLFSKRRIPDRGLNILGILVFWTWFPLLVSSLPNWPERILFVLISFAVTAIQHIQFCLNHFAANTHVGPPCGNDWFEKQTNGTIDIACSDWMDWFHGGLQFQLEHHLFPRLPRCQLRKISPVVRDLCKKHGLNYRSLSFYDANVETIRTLKKAAMEARCILWEAVNTHG